The Aphelocoma coerulescens isolate FSJ_1873_10779 chromosome Z unlocalized genomic scaffold, UR_Acoe_1.0 ChrZ, whole genome shotgun sequence DNA window GACTAACACCATACCTGTCCAAAATTAAATTAACCTGAAAGACTCAAGAGTTTGTAAATTGAACAAGTTTagataaaaaattatttgctcaGATTCTGCTTACCATAGATGAAGAGATTTCACagttcttttctcctttaaacaTTTTTGGTATAGAGAGGCTGTGATGTACAAAAATCTTTAGAATTGATACACTTTAGTCTGATAAGACAATTTCATCGACTGTACTTCCAGTAGGTGAACATTACTCAGCTAAAAGAAAGTACCAGTAAATCCAGACAGAAGAACAAGCAACTGATTCAGCCATAACTGAATCATGGAGGTTTCACTTTTTCTTGCTTCCTGTGAGTCAATTGTTCCAGCAATTtcttaaaaggaagaaaggtcTGTATTGCTCTATTTCTGTATGGTAATACAGACTGTTTCCAATGTTAATGCTCCTTTTCAAAATGAGTGACAACAGACAATTATGGAATGATTAGGTTGGCCTACAAAGCTGGCACCAAAGGAGGGATAGATTTGCAGCCTCATACAAGAGCGTGAGTTACAGTAAAATCGTAATTTTACATAGAGTCATGAAACACCAACTGCTAATTTCCAGTTCTAATTACTAACACACAATACTATTTCACAGTGTATCCTGTGGTCAAACCTTATATGTAGTAAGTTTAGCACATATTCTAACCACTTCCTACAATCTTGACCCCTTCAAACAGCTCCCATAGACTGCAGAAAGACTGATGCAGAAATTTATGAAGTGAAGAACCCAAAACAAAGTGCAGAGCAAGGAAGTACTGTAACATATTCCTTACTTGCCTTCACAGAGCTGTTGCTCTGACAGGAAATCTGAGCACTTTCTTTAATACTTAAGATAAGAGTAGTAATACATATAGAAATGAGTAGggcaaatataaaaataaaatgtaaggtAAGATGCAAGCATGTTGAATGCGTAGACAGTCTAAATTCCTTTCTTCAGAACTGGCAGAGGGAAGAACATAAAGATCACAGAATTCTTATCCTTTTCCTCTGTTACTCATAACTAAAAGAGGAATTCAAGATAAAGTACttatatgtatattttaaataagGAGATACATGCTACACAAGAAGTCGCATCTGCTGCCAGCCTAGATCATTCACATGCTTCAGAACTATGGATATAGTAAGCGTGGGATGGCTCACGGGAAATCATTTACAATTAAGTTAAAGACAGCTACAAAGAAACTTTCAGATACCAgtaaaaacagattttaatttaAGATCAATTCAACACACAGAGAGTCACTGAGAAGAATGAAGAACAAAAACACTGCTTATACACTCTTTTCCACAAGAAACAAGATAAATTGTACACAATTTATTAATTGTGATACAAGAAAAATTGTATCACAGAAATTGTGATAAACAAATTGTGATAAAACAATGCTTAATCACGAACTGAAGGCCTTTTTCAGATAAAAACAGTAATAAATATGGGATAAGAAACTATAAGgactagggggaaaaaaaagccttgcaAACCAGTGAACATATACAAttttgtattgggtttgcatggccaaaCTTTGGTAGCAGGGaagctacaggggtggcttctgtgagaagctgccagaagcttcttcCATGTCCACCAAAGCCAATTCTAGCCAGCTCTAGAtggacccactgctggccaagaCAGAGTCAACTTGAAATGGTGGTAAGGTCTCTCTGATAACAGatttaacaagaaaataaaggtTATACAGAtgtaattgcagccagagaaaaGTGGAGTGAGAATATgggagaggaacagctctgtaCACACCAAGCTCAGGGGAGAATCAGGGGCAGCAGGTGcttcaggcactggagctgggattcccctgcagcccatactgcagcccatggtgacacAGCTGTGCCcccgcagcccatggaggagacccacgctggagcagggggatgtttcagaggaggctgtgaccccttgggaagcccacactggagcagggtccttgcagggacctgcagacccatggagagagaagcccatgctggagcaggtttcctggtaggacttgtgacaccatgggagacccacactggagcagcctgtccttgaaggactgcaccccatggaagagtgacccacactgcagcagttcaCAGAGAGCTAttgcccatgggatggactcacatgggagaagttcatggagaactgtctcccatgggagggaccccacatgttggagcaggggaaagactctccctgagcagtgggagaAACAATGTAACCctcattccctgtctccctgtgccacagggggaggaggtagaggtgggaaggagagaggaatgGAAGAAAGACGTTTTTGAGGTCTTATTTTACCTctcatcctgctctgattttgttagtgataaattcaattaatatctctaaccagagcctgttttgcccatgatggtattTGATGAGTGATCTTTcttggtccttatctcaacccatgaatccttcattatattttctctgccctgtccagctgcagagatgAGTGAGAGAgcggctttggtgggtgcctggcatccagccagccTCAACCCACTATGGAATTGCAATAAATAATTTACAACCACACTATGAGTTTTATTTTCACATTAACACTGACACATCCACAACCTTTTCATGACACTAGGTCAAACAGATGGCAAGGCAACTTTTGAAGCTAAGCCAACCAACTTAATTTTTTCAAGCACTTACGAGTAGCTTACTTTTTGCTATGTAACGCTTATATAAAAATAGACATTTTAAAGATATATACACACAATGACAAGGCAATACTTAGATTCTACACTTTATTGAATCAGAAGTACAAAATAATAAAGGGATAGGTGTTCACTTTCTAAACAGCATTGGTAGCCTTATATTCTCTCAGTTGCTTTTATGTCTTTCCTACCGAAAGTTACCAACTCTCACCTCTGGCAACAGAACAGCTCACGCTGAGTGCTCACTGACCTGGTTTAGAAAAAGTCAACTGAATCCATTTACAATCTGAACTAGTCCAGCTGATTTGGTCCAAAGCAGATAAGGGAGCACTGACATGAATTCAAATGACTGAGCTGTGGGTACAGTGGCATCTGACAAACAAACAGATGAGCAGGTAGAGATGGTGTAATTATTCCAGCAGTTCTGGAAACAAGAAAGAACATTCTGAACTGAGCTTGGGCATCTAAGACATATCACGTATAcacttgtttgtttaaaaaccaAGCAAATCCCAATACAGTTAAACAACAAAATAGATGCTTCTGCAGTAGCCACTTCTTTAAAAGACTTAGCAGTTAAAAAGCAATTTATATTTCATACAAGATTTGGCACTGTTTGTAGAACATCTAAGAAATATGCTGTCATAATAAATTATTTGtctgataaatatttaattataaTAAAGTGTCTTTAAACAATTTGGTgcgaacagaaaaaaatctaaacagagtattttaaatatttgcatttaacTTCCTCTTTCCACATATGCACTCACAGAATATACTTTATtcagaaacacaaaataattttaaagagaaagaTAGCTAAACAATAAGCTTCATTATCTTGTATTTGCACATAATTGATTATTATTGCACCATGAAAGCTTTTATTTAGAGTAAATTTAGTGCCACTGACTGGTAACAAtttcaaattttaaagaaattttcatTCTCTTTGGAAAGGCCAAAGATCAAACAGCATTTGTCTGAGTATCCTAAAGGAATCCTTCTCTCAATCAACAgttttattaacttttttttaagtaagtGAAGTCATTGTGCACCACAATGAGTCCTTTGGATCTGGTCCATCAACTCTTACTGAAGTAATTTTCAGTAACAACAATGAAAGCTTGACAGCTTCCACCCTTGGTCATGATTTCTGTTCTAGGGAGCTAGATCAAAGTGCTAGCAAATTCTGATTCTTGGAAACCAGtgcggggaaaaaaaaaaaaaagtattattctccaaagaaaagaaaaggaaaaaaaaccccttcatttGTACCTTTTCTTCTACCTCAGACATCATGTTCCTGCTATACAGACATGTAATGGTTCCAAAATGACAGGCACCTGAATCCAGTCTACTGCCAATGCTAAATTAACTTGCAGTCATAAAACTCTATGAAATGCTTCATATAAAACATGTTGCTACACAgtcatttaaaaaacatttcaatTGTATGTTTGGAATTGCTTGACTTGGCCTTTTTTGACACTGACTGCGAAGCTGTTAGTCCAGACCTAAGgttaaagaaagggaaaaaaccagaacagTGAGAGGTTAAAATACACAATGCATACCAACACAAGTTTTACAACACTGAATATTTTTCTaaactttattattttaaaacaagttgTATACTCAAGCTTCCAGAAAACCCTTACCTTTTTGTTCCTTGTGATGGATTTGCACATTGCTGTCCTTTGCTTAAACATCCTTAAAAGAAATTGAAGACAACCAAAATTAATTACTTCAATAAAGAAAGAATGCTTCTGAAATTATATACATggaagaacttttttttaaatttaatctgTCTAAAGAAGCAAATAACATTTTATTATCTGCAGCTTGAATACTGTAGTTTATATCaccatttttaaaagagaaaaccaaaaagCCTTTAGGGTATTGAATTATAAGGGATTACTTTGAACCTTGAAACAGTTTTCAGAAATAgttgaaaattcatttttaatttttttattctgcagggggaaaaaaagaaacttcacATAAAATAAGTCTTCCATTTAAATTAAAGCCTGCTTTCAACAGCAATAGCACTTTGAAAATTTTCTGTGTAAAAGATTCTTATTCTAAATCCTAATTGTATTCTGAAAATTCTAACACACTAgcattttaattcctttttataAGGTTCCCAAAATAGATTAGGGACTACTTTAGGCAGATACTTTACTACCTGCACATGCCCTCTAATCTGCCTGAAGATAAAATCTTCATCAAAAAGAGAAACTACTTCAGAAAACACGCTACTGCTTTGGCATGTTACAGGTGCAGTTATGTGATATATTTTATTAGCTCTACAACAGACTTGGAGGTTTCTTCCTTTAAGCTCTAGTTCACTATCTCCCTGTTTTTGCTAGCATATGACATAATGGAGCCTTTCTGTTAACTGAATCTCTGAAGATGTTTTCATTGATCTTCACTTTAATCTCAGTGGCCTTACAAACACCTTTCTGAATATGGTTGGGCGTAACAACCATATAATTTCCAGAAATGAGCAGCAATTCCTATGTCACCTTTGTGGCAAATGGGAGAACACTGGCAAACTAATATCACGTTCAAAAATCTAGTTTGTCATGAAAACcaatttgatattttttaaatgaaaatgttcaCTCCTATATAGGCCTTACTCAAATGAGCTTCTTGAGAAAAAATTTTGAAGTCCCAGAAAGTTCAAAGTACACACCATTGCCGAAGTATCTTAACTGCACAAGCAGACAATTTGAATAATCAAATATATCCTAATGCATATACTTACCAGAGAAAACTCTGTTTGAGTTTTCCATATTGTAAGTCTTAGTAGGAAAATCCTCTTTTTCTGTCAGCTCCTGGATAAGGCCTTTATTTAAGCAGACATCCACATGTCTGTTAAATGACACAAGATTGGTGGTTTTCTGTTCTGAATTACAAACTGGACAAACAAGAGCAGTGTCTTCTTTGGCATCAAAGAAATGGGATGAACTAGTTCCTTCTATTTGTTCAGTCTTGTCAAAATGGTCTTCATTGTCTTGTGATATTCTTTTGGGGAAGAGACACTGTTTCATACACACGTTTCTAGCAATGTCACTGAGATTGCTAGGCTGTCGTTCTCTGGGAGATTTATCAGGTATTATCTGACCAAATTTTTCTGTGCTATTGTTAGTAGAGCTGTCAGATACATTTGCAGACTGGTCTGTTCCTGATAATTGAtctgtgttatttttttcaCGTTCATCAAcatgttcatttttaaattgtGGAAGAAAGTTAGGTGTATTTTCTCTTGAACTGTCATTCTTGGATATTTCCACAGTATCTTTAACATGCATCCCACTGAGGCACTCATCAATGTGTCTATTAAGTTCTTCCAAAttattgctgctttgctcctcaAAGCAAACAGGACAGGTGAAGATCTCACGAGCATTAGAATTCTGTAAATCTGtgactttctttctttcttccacaAAATTTGCTGATGATTTATCATCATGAAAGAGCTGCTTACCTCTGCTTTCATTTGGAGAAATATTCTCACTGTTTAGTTGTCTTGCTGCTCGCTTTTGGTCAAAAAAACTCCCTCTATGAGATGCTTCCGAATTTTTTGTGAAATACTCTTGGTTGGACTTCTCTGGCTGAAGCCTAAGGAAACcaatttcttttcctgattTTAAGAAACTTGTAATACTTTTTTGTtggtatttcttttcttcttcagttAGAAATCCTGATACTCGTACACCTAATGATGAAAATCaatatataataaaaattttatgAAAGCTTGATACTCACTCCTAATTAACACCTTTTGAGATATACATTCACCCAATAAAGGCACAATTTATCTCTAAAAAGATGCTAGGCTACCTCCAAATGGATCACAACATCAATACAATTTTATCAGACCCAAGCACTAACCCAACCATATTACTAATTTTAGTACCATGAAGTTTTAACTGATTGCATTATAACATGAAGCTATAAACTTAATATAGTTACATAGAATTCAGTCTGAAAGTTTTGCATGAACTCTACCCATCAGAGTATGTTTTTCTTCAGCACATTCTAATATCTTAGGCAAGTATGTTTTATATATCACTAAATGTTTCAAGCAGAATGTATAAGCACCTGAAACACACACCTTAGGGTCAAAACACAGAGTTTACTGCTGTCAGAAATGTTCGCATCTCCTGCGGAACTCTGCGCTTTCAGATCTATAAGCACTTCTGTTGCCGTGGTGTAAAGCAGATTTAAAAGCTCTTTTAAAGCAGCAGAATTAAACACTGCTATGAGTCAAGATTCTACTGTTGTGCTGATGTGTATGTTGTTGCATAAAAAAAGTACAACCTCAATTAGTAAAACTTCCTAAGTCACCATTCAGCACTCCAGATCTGTTTCACTTTGCAAAAACTACCAGGGTAATAGAAAAAGATGAATACATTTACACCAGTTTTACTTTAAAGTATGGTCTGTTATTTCAAAACACTGTAAGATATCCTAACTCTGAAAAGGAAGAATGAATTTGAAATATCTTACCCATGAGCCTTATCCGCAGAGGGTGAGGAGCAACACTATCAATTTCTGTTCCTAACAAATCTTTAGCAACAGCAAATATTTCCTCCTCGGTAGAAACAGAAGACAGCACAGTAGAAGCTCTTGTTTTAACTTCAAAGTTCACATTCTTAAGCTTCAATGTAACAGTTTTaccctagaaaaaaaaatacaatgaaaaaatGTTCAGCATGTATGTCATATATGACACAGAAACAATTATTATGTAGGATCTATGAAGGGCCCGTAAGCCATAGTTAAGACTGTGTGCTTATCTGTGCACAGCGAGGGGCACTCCCAAGAATTTGTCTGCAAGATTCTGTATTTGCCCCTAAATTTCAGCCAAAGTCAAGTTCTCTGAACTGGTCATTTGACTGCGGTTCTCTGCAGACCATCTGCCACCAGTGCACGTTCAACAGAGTTCATGTTTTGGCTACAGGCACAACTTCCATCCCacctaaaaaaattatttctgcctCTGGAAATTTTCAATGCTAGATATCCTAACTATTAAGAATGCAAAAGTGATAACCCATTACAGATTCACTGAAAAGTTACTTCCTCCTGCATAGTGCTATCACAGTCATACACAGTATTTATGTTTGGCACAGATATTTCCCTGGCAACACCTCCCAAACCATTTGTGTGATTTATCATGTCCATCCAAATGTAAATAAACAGAATTCTCTTTGTTCTGGTGCTTTTGTAAGCTTATCCCCTTGTCCTTCTTGGCTGATCATTTCCCTTTCAACTTGTCATCTTTTGAAACAATGTTTTATGGCTAAAGAAGATTAATGACAATTCTTTTAGGTCTTAAATGTTATTCCTTGCTTTACTGTAAGATCTTCAAAGAAAATATGAACTGTTCTTTCAAAGTAATAAACAGGTATCTGGGGAGAAGGAATAAAGTGACTGTTTCTACTATTCATACCATTGAATGGTGTGAATAACTTGTCAGCAAGTTTGGCACATGTCAAGTTCTTAAACTACAGAACAGGCTATTGACTGGATCCTGTATGTATACAGGAGAGAAACAGTGTTTTAAATACATTAGTATTACATAATGGACCAAAGTATGGCTCATAGACAATCAGCTCTACTATTCCCTTATAAATATAACTTTTAGCATAAAATGTTTACATGCCAAATAACTTGattattcattttaatttttatcccACACATATTGCTAGATAGCCACCTGCACAACAACAAAATGCAGCCTAAGTCATTCTAAACATCTGCAAATTAAAGAATGGAGACTTCTGAAGATAGATTGCATGGTATGATGCTGCTGAAAGCATTTATACTAAAACTGCATTGAACTGTTGGAGTGCAAAGCATCTTCTTGCAAATAACCTGAATAATATAAATACCTTAAGTCCCTCTTTCTGTAGCTCTTGAGCAAGGTCTCTGCAGAGCTCTCGACACAAACTGTACTGGTcttctgctgtgtttatttCACTGAATGTTCTAAGACAAAAATACAACCTTTTTCAGTATGAATCCTATAACATGTTCAGTACCTGTAGTCTAAAAGTACTTTTTGTACAGTTAAACAATACTACAATCAGAAGAATGTTGTATAAGTTCAAGTTCTTACTTCAAGGAACAATGATTATTAATAGGAATATTTTGTTTGGAAAATGTTTgaaaggcctttcaaataatgaaataatttggCTTTCAATTTTTCATGCACTATTTGAAAATGATTCACATTTGATAGCACTGATGCCTAAGTATTTGCAAGACAGAATACTAACAGTAAGTGAATTCATAGAGCCGGCCCAGTTATTTGTATTTAATCTCCTTTGTACATACTGTGTACTGTGTAACATCAGAAGAAAGCCAGGAGTTGGAAGTCAACATCAGGGCCAAGTATCAGAAATAAATAATGCAGATGCTAAGAAAAAGATGCCAACTAGTATAATTACTAGTATAATTACATGTAGCCTCAGAGGAGAAAAAGCTATCTTTCTGCCAAAAATGTTGCCAACTGCCTTTGCTAGAGCTTCTTAGTAGGGAAGTTACAGTGTTATCTTTTTGTTGTACATTTGCTTTTTAGTAATAACATGACAGAAAAAGCAACCTTCAGTTAGTTGAGGTTTTaagagaaatggaaagcagAACTTACAGACAGCACAGGCTTTGGAAAGGTCTCACAGATATATTGTTTCATGTCAAGCTTTGTATTTACTAGTGTAAGGCTGATAAAATTACACTGGGTTTTACATCTCTAAATTATAGTCAGGTTTACCTGATTGTACTGAAAAGTCATACTCTTACGATTCATATTCCCCTACAAATGTTTGCATGCTGCCAAACTAATGGGATGAATATTTCACTGTGGGTCCCATAGCACTATCCAAGGAGTAACTCATGCTATTCAGACAATATTTCAGTGATTGAGAAGCTGTAAAAGTCCAAGGCTTGGAAGGGACAGGATAGACAGAATCCTATTTTCAGGGCTGTCTCTTCCCCCATATAAACTAGATGCATGATCTCAGAAGCCTGTAGACATCTCTGGtctaaagctgttctctttgaggaaaaaaagaaagaagaaaagcaatgcAGAAAGGTACTATAAAGATGCCCAAAATATCTGTTTGACTAGCAGAAGACTAAAGCCAtaaattttccagctttttcttACCACCTTTTCTAAGAAAACACCTGACAATAGGGATAACTATTACAGTGTTTTACAGATTCTTCTGGCagaacttattttttaaaaatgaactaCCTTCTTAAGGAACTTTACGCCGGTAAAAACTCCAGTTAGGAAATACATGTGACTGCAGGCTACTACACTGATATTGACATTAAACTTAAACTGACAAAATAAATTCAAGCCCTTATATATTTCCACCTTATCTTATGGCTTAAAGATCGCTTTGATGCATTAAAGGCACTAGCAGAATTGGCTGATAAGAGAACACACAAACTGACAAAAATACCTCCATGGGAATTCTGGAGCCAAGGACAAAAAGCAATGCAAGCTTGAATTTGATTTAGTGAGCTTGTTGTAcatgttaaaataaatacacaatGAAATTATATGACTAATAAAAGTATACATTACTAGGTATTTAATGGTTCTAATggttaatgtatttttttcagtattaaatAAGCATACCTTTCAGTGCtcatgctttttctttctccatccctttaaagagaaaaacaatttattatACTTGATGCAGAAATGTTATCTTTTCAATAAACTCAGAGTCAACCTATCATGCTTAAATAACTAACAGCAGTCTCTTCTGTAAAGTCTGGATGTTAACTTTTTCTACAAATCTTGTACATCAAGTTAATGCAAGTGCAAaaaggagaattaaaaaaacccccagactaCTGTAGATTAAGTAAAGACAATGTCTTGGgatgaccttatgatgtgtatcccatatcgctgcctatgcccagaaattaattcttgtgcctttctatgcctctaaactgagcctgagaaggggaagaaaaaactgagcaaaactttctcaaagcagtttgcagcttgttcaaggtcacataaagatagcaggtttttttttccccagctgcggcaggggagcgaggaagcactcggcttgctgctttccagtcagcttttggccagttttttccagtttcttgctctccagagagagactgagagttgaacttttccttctctggaatttcggattttctcccttttctactggactgcttgattgctgtaacatcagagcacatcgggaggattttccactgggcacagagggcctggccctgggccaagccccagctccgaggagaccaaagggaggactctcaCACTTTCCCAAGTTTTTTCCTCTACagagaaagattttaccatttaacattattttccttttcctgtgtgtttggtaaataaatagttttatctccttcactttccttcgaggaaaatttatttttcccgaacctggtgggggaggggtggttgtgccttctctcagaggatatatttctaaatttggccaaaccggaacagacATAGAGCAGTCACAGatgtcttcaaaaaaaaaaccaaaaaaaaaccagtttaaaaaactaaccaaataaaaaaatccctcaaaactcAGCTCTTATATCAGAGTGAGtctcatttaaaaacaaaacaaactacaAATCCTATGCTGTCTCAGCTATAACTGTGAAGCACAGCTATTAGAATCCCATACATACATGTATATTTGAATATTTCCTTTATCTGAGGATCTGAGGAAATAGTTTGCTTTCAGTCTAGATGATTGTTCAGGTTAAATGTGAACCAACAACTGtttgttgctttctttcttttcagtgttAATTGAGCATCCTTTAACAACTCTTTGGCATATAAGGAGATCTCTCAGAGCAATTGTTTTTTAGGTCATTCTTCAGTTTGTAAGTATTGGAAATAACAAATTTGGTATTGTCAGATTTTCTTAAAAGAAGGTAGTCAGACACAATACCTGTAAGATGAACTATTTAACTATTTACTGAAGATGCAGGTGTTAATATATTAAGTACTTGCTTTCTCTACACTAAAATGAAGTTCgtgatgacaaaaaaaaaatttaaaaaaaaaaagtctcttagACATTAAAACCACTAAATCCCCTGACCTTTAAAAtgctcctttttaaaaaaatgtactgGAAGATATCCCAGGCTGTACAACACCTAACTAGGGTGAATATGAAGAAAGAGCGCACCAATTATTTAAAGACTATCCAAGGTCTGTTTATATATTaacagaaac harbors:
- the POLK gene encoding DNA polymerase kappa isoform X2 is translated as MFSLLTPVSSDGQLMSCAQINIFFLISAKILYHKTLVFRSTMDDMKKAANSSCNDGVLLRMGLNDNKAGMQGLDKEKINKIIMDATKGSRFYENELKKDQQVNQRIEKMMQLKEKVTTQQLLKAQLQVDKLVIELERSRNLSSTIVHIDMDAFYAAVEMRDNPELKEKPIAVGSMSMLSTSNYHARRFGVRAAMPGFIAKRLCPHLTIVPLNFEKYGKVSKEVREILAEYDPNFMPMGLDEAYLNITEHLEERLNWPEDRRRFFFNTESMTRIDKDGMNMSAKFNEGEVSSSPVLFEDNTSLMDDDFEQRRLSVENSVVFGTSAEEVVKEIRFRIEQKTQLTASAGIAPNTMLAKMCSDRNKPNGQYRISPERQAVLDFLKDLPIRKVPGIGKVTEKMLKALGIVTCSELYQQRALLSLLFSEVSWRNFLDISLGLGSTHLEKDGERKSMSTERTFSEINTAEDQYSLCRELCRDLAQELQKEGLKGKTVTLKLKNVNFEVKTRASTVLSSVSTEEEIFAVAKDLLGTEIDSVAPHPLRIRLMGVRVSGFLTEEEKKYQQKSITSFLKSGKEIGFLRLQPEKSNQEYFTKNSEASHRGSFFDQKRAARQLNSENISPNESRGKQLFHDDKSSANFVEERKKVTDLQNSNAREIFTCPVCFEEQSSNNLEELNRHIDECLSGMHVKDTVEISKNDSSRENTPNFLPQFKNEHVDEREKNNTDQLSGTDQSANVSDSSTNNSTEKFGQIIPDKSPRERQPSNLSDIARNVCMKQCLFPKRISQDNEDHFDKTEQIEGTSSSHFFDAKEDTALVCPVCNSEQKTTNLVSFNRHVDVCLNKGLIQELTEKEDFPTKTYNMENSNRVFSGCLSKGQQCANPSQGTKRSGLTASQSVSKKAKSSNSKHTIEMFFK
- the POLK gene encoding DNA polymerase kappa isoform X4 encodes the protein MDDMKKAANSSCNDGVLLRMGLNDNKAGMQGLDKEKINKIIMDATKGSRFYENELKKDQQVNQRIEKMMQLKEKVTTQQLLKAQLQVDKLVIELERSRNLSSTIVHIDMDAFYAAVEMRDNPELKEKPIAVGSMSMLSTSNYHARRFGVRAAMPGFIAKRLCPHLTIVPLNFEKYGKVSKEVREILAEYDPNFMPMGLDEAYLNITEHLEERLNWPEDRRRFFFNTESMTRIDKDGMNMSAKFNEGEVSSSPVLFEDNTSLMDDDFEQRRLSVENSVVFGTSAEEVVKEIRFRIEQKTQLTASAGIAPNTMLAKMCSDRNKPNGQYRISPERQAVLDFLKDLPIRKVPGIGKVTEKMLKALGIVTCSELYQQRALLSLLFSEVSWRNFLDISLGLGSTHLEKDGERKSMSTERTFSEINTAEDQYSLCRELCRDLAQELQKEGLKGKTVTLKLKNVNFEVKTRASTVLSSVSTEEEIFAVAKDLLGTEIDSVAPHPLRIRLMGVRVSGFLTEEEKKYQQKSITSFLKSGKEIGFLRLQPEKSNQEYFTKNSEASHRGSFFDQKRAARQLNSENISPNESRGKQLFHDDKSSANFVEERKKVTDLQNSNAREIFTCPVCFEEQSSNNLEELNRHIDECLSGMHVKDTVEISKNDSSRENTPNFLPQFKNEHVDEREKNNTDQLSGTDQSANVSDSSTNNSTEKFGQIIPDKSPRERQPSNLSDIARNVCMKQCLFPKRISQDNEDHFDKTEQIEGTSSSHFFDAKEDTALVCPVCNSEQKTTNLVSFNRHVDVCLNKGLIQELTEKEDFPTKTYNMENSNRVFSGCLSKGQQCANPSQGTKRSGLTASQSVSKKAKSSNSKHTIEMFFK
- the POLK gene encoding DNA polymerase kappa isoform X1, producing the protein MFSLLTPVSSDGQLMSCAQINIFFLISAKILYHKTLVFRSTMDDMKKAANSSCNDGVLLRMGLNDNKAGMQGLDKEKINKIIMDATKGSRFYENELKKDQQVNQRIEKMMQLKEKVTTQQLLKAQLQVDKLVIELERSRNLSSTIVHIDMDAFYAAVEMRDNPELKEKPIAVGSMSMLSTSNYHARRFGVRAAMPGFIAKRLCPHLTIVPLNFEKYGKVSKEVREILAEYDPNFMPMGLDEAYLNITEHLEERLNWPEDRRRFFFNTESMTRIDKDGMNMSAKFNEGEVSSSPVLFEDNTSLMDDDFEQRRLSVENSVVFGTSAEEVVKEIRFRIEQKTQLTASAGIAPNTMLAKMCSDRNKPNGQYRISPERQAVLDFLKDLPIRKVPGIGKVTEKMLKALGIVTCSELYQQRALLSLLFSEVSWRNFLDISLGLGSTHLEKDGERKSMSTERTFSEINTAEDQYSLCRELCRDLAQELQKEGLKGKTVTLKLKNVNFEVKTRASTVLSSVSTEEEIFAVAKDLLGTEIDSVAPHPLRIRLMGVRVSGFLTEEEKKYQQKSITSFLKSGKEIGFLRLQPEKSNQEYFTKNSEASHRGSFFDQKRAARQLNSENISPNESRGKQLFHDDKSSANFVEERKKVTDLQNSNAREIFTCPVCFEEQSSNNLEELNRHIDECLSGMHVKDTVEISKNDSSRENTPNFLPQFKNEHVDEREKNNTDQLSGTDQSANVSDSSTNNSTEKFGQIIPDKSPRERQPSNLSDIARNVCMKQCLFPKRISQDNEDHFDKTEQIEGTSSSHFFDAKEDTALVCPVCNSEQKTTNLVSFNRHVDVCLNKGLIQELTEKEDFPTKTYNMENSNRVFSGCLSKGQQCANPSQGTKRTAGIITPSLPAHLFVCQMPLYPQLSHLNSCQCSLICFGPNQLD
- the POLK gene encoding DNA polymerase kappa isoform X3, which produces MDDMKKAANSSCNDGVLLRMGLNDNKAGMQGLDKEKINKIIMDATKGSRFYENELKKDQQVNQRIEKMMQLKEKVTTQQLLKAQLQVDKLVIELERSRNLSSTIVHIDMDAFYAAVEMRDNPELKEKPIAVGSMSMLSTSNYHARRFGVRAAMPGFIAKRLCPHLTIVPLNFEKYGKVSKEVREILAEYDPNFMPMGLDEAYLNITEHLEERLNWPEDRRRFFFNTESMTRIDKDGMNMSAKFNEGEVSSSPVLFEDNTSLMDDDFEQRRLSVENSVVFGTSAEEVVKEIRFRIEQKTQLTASAGIAPNTMLAKMCSDRNKPNGQYRISPERQAVLDFLKDLPIRKVPGIGKVTEKMLKALGIVTCSELYQQRALLSLLFSEVSWRNFLDISLGLGSTHLEKDGERKSMSTERTFSEINTAEDQYSLCRELCRDLAQELQKEGLKGKTVTLKLKNVNFEVKTRASTVLSSVSTEEEIFAVAKDLLGTEIDSVAPHPLRIRLMGVRVSGFLTEEEKKYQQKSITSFLKSGKEIGFLRLQPEKSNQEYFTKNSEASHRGSFFDQKRAARQLNSENISPNESRGKQLFHDDKSSANFVEERKKVTDLQNSNAREIFTCPVCFEEQSSNNLEELNRHIDECLSGMHVKDTVEISKNDSSRENTPNFLPQFKNEHVDEREKNNTDQLSGTDQSANVSDSSTNNSTEKFGQIIPDKSPRERQPSNLSDIARNVCMKQCLFPKRISQDNEDHFDKTEQIEGTSSSHFFDAKEDTALVCPVCNSEQKTTNLVSFNRHVDVCLNKGLIQELTEKEDFPTKTYNMENSNRVFSGCLSKGQQCANPSQGTKRTAGIITPSLPAHLFVCQMPLYPQLSHLNSCQCSLICFGPNQLD